The sequence TTGCTATAAAAATAAGATCACCctacacaaacaaaaattaggaTGTACATTCATGTTAATACTGTTCAAAATTGCACAAACTCATACAAAGCCTAAAAACAATTAGAACTAGTTTCTGAGTCAAGGCTCATTACAGCAACTAGTTTCTTCACCTAGTAAGTTAATAGCTTAATAAGAACTTAAGTAAACAACTTAGAAACAGTTTATATTTGCTCTGCATATTCCAATGACAAATTAGTACCTGTCTGACAATAGAGAGGGCAGTTGTTCCGCTGTAAAAGGAATCGATTCTACGATGCCGCTCAAGCTCCTGATCAATAGCAGCACAAGTTTTGATATAGGAATGCTTCCATATATTAAACCGGTGACCCTTTTTATCCAATTCCAAGTCCAAATCTGGATCGAGGGAAGTTTGAGCTAGTGTCTCTTGCCAACTACACAACAAAGAGGGTGGCATTGTTTCTCTGATCCTTTTTGCCACAAAATGTCCCCATGGACCATGCCCGTCAAATATTCCACAAAACATCATGTCCTCTTGGCACCCAAATTcctaaaaccaaaacaaacaacattCACATACATCAATATAGAACAAACACCATGTAGCTGATCcagaaatttaattttgtcttatATCCAATTTCCTACTAGTTCTAAATTGGCAACAAGAAAATGAGCAGCCTTTGCTTACCTCCCACACAATACAGCAGTCCTGGTTCACTCCTTTCTGGCCTCTCTTTGAGAAAACTGAAGCAAAATTGTTTGAACCATCAACATTGACAATCCCGGAAGAGCGCAGTATCATGTCATTCTTCTTCGCCTCCTTCGCCATTGCTTCGGCAGCATCTCTTGCATCAGAATTTCCATGgttatttttccctttcttgATGGATAGTGACCTCACCAGTCCACTGAACATGGAGGAGAAGTGCCCCATTAGCTGTGCCTATGCTAGCAAGCTATTCAATTCCACTTTTCCAGGCCACCAAATTGTGGTTGTAGACTCAAAAAATCTGAACAATGTTGAACATTTATAAACATCACATAACAGTCATTTTCGATCTTGGAAAGAACAAGCACAAGGCCAAGAAAATGCTTGAC comes from Prunus dulcis chromosome 6, ALMONDv2, whole genome shotgun sequence and encodes:
- the LOC117631643 gene encoding probable protein phosphatase 2C 34; translated protein: MGHFSSMFSGLVRSLSIKKGKNNHGNSDARDAAEAMAKEAKKNDMILRSSGIVNVDGSNNFASVFSKRGQKGVNQDCCIVWEEFGCQEDMMFCGIFDGHGPWGHFVAKRIRETMPPSLLCSWQETLAQTSLDPDLDLELDKKGHRFNIWKHSYIKTCAAIDQELERHRRIDSFYSGTTALSIVRQGDLIFIANVGDSRAVLATTSEDGSLVPVQLTVDFKPSLPQEAERIIQSKGRVFCLDDEPGVQRVWQPDGETPGLAMSRAFGDYCVKGFGLISVPEVTQRNITSRDQFVVLATDGVWDVVSIQEAVQIVGSTADRAKSAKRLVECAVHAWKRKRRGIAMDDISAICLFFHSSPLSDPQQVHPISIATPK